In one window of Arachis ipaensis cultivar K30076 chromosome B06, Araip1.1, whole genome shotgun sequence DNA:
- the LOC107604760 gene encoding myb-related protein 306: MGRPPCCDKVGIKKGPWTPEEDIILVSYIQEHGPGNWRSVPTNTGLSRCSKSCRLRWTNYLRPGIKRGNFTPHEEGMIIHLQALLGNKWAAIASYLPQRTDNDIKNYWNTHLKKKLKKFQQQQTSSMDSSSQHLQASSKSFSDRISSSDNKSSQCSSITTSYASSTENISRLLEGWMRTSPKPSSSSSPFIIKGAGGGGPSSNHHEIDEENNNNNNDNNKEVLLVKSVSMPALNLELHHHQNHQDFESILSFENLNTTTASCWDKSTCDSMPNNNHKCSSEPAAATTFSHHHHHHHEIEEEEEDYEDQEERKNSKSSRDKNNNDNNNPPLSFLEKWLLDENVGHGEEIMELSPIF; this comes from the exons atggGAAGGCCTCCATGCTGTGACAAAGTTGGAATCAAGAAAGGTCCATGGACACCTGAGGAGGATATCATCCTTGTCTCTTACATCCAAGAACATGGTCCTGGAAATTGGAGATCAGTCCCTACTAACActg GGTTGTCAAGATGCAGCAAAAGTTGTAGGCTAAGGTGGACAAATTATCTAAGGCCAGGAATCAAGAGAGGAAACTTCACTCCCCATGAAGAAGGAATGATTATTCACTTGCAAGCTCTTCTTGGTAACAA atgGGCAGCCATAGCTTCATACCTTCCACAAAGAACAGACAATGACATAAAGAATTATTGGAACACACATCTAAAGAAGAAGCTCAAGAAATTCCAACAACAACAAACATCTTCCATGGATTCTTCTTCTCAGCACCTTCAAGCGTCATCTAAGAGCTTCAGTGACAGAATTTCATCATCAGATAATAAGTCTTCTCAGTGTTCATCAATTACCACATCCTATGCATCAAGCACTGAGAACATTTCAAGGCTTCTAGAAGGTTGGATGAGAACTTCTCCAAAaccatcttcatcatcttctccattCATCATCAAAGGAGCAGGAGGAGGAGGACCATCATCAAATCATCATGAGATTGATGaagaaaacaataacaacaacaatgatAATAATAAGGAGGTTCTTCTAGTCAAGTCTGTTTCTATGCCTGCTTTGAATCTTGAGCTTCATCATCATCAGAATCATCAAGACTTTGAATCTATTCTTTCCTTTGAGAATCTCAACACTACTACTGCTTCTTGCTGGGACAAATCTACTTGTGATTCTATGCCTAATAATAATCACAAATGTTCTTCAGAACCTGCTGCTGCTACtactttttctcatcatcatcatcatcatcatgaaattgaggaagaagaagaggactaTGAGGATCAAGAGGAGAGAAAGAATAGTAAGAGTAGTAGGGATAAGAATAATAATGACAATAATAACCCTCCATTGTCATTCCTTGAGAAGTGGCTATTGGATGAGAATGTTGGTCATGGTGAGGAGATCATGGAGTTATCTCCTATCTTCTAA